One part of the Arachidicoccus terrestris genome encodes these proteins:
- a CDS encoding metallophosphoesterase, with product MKKTNLFLLFLLCIPLLTFADGIKILHGPYLQNLSNTEVTIVWEVTNESVGWVEIAPDDGSNYYSVERPQFFDAINGVKNASKLHAVRLTNLKPNTVYRYRIYAQEILSHVGTRVHYGDIVANSVRESLSFKTNDLTKSETSFVILNDVHARKNVITPLLNYANYKDKDMVIFNGDMVSQFKSSEHIFEGFMDEAIDLFAKTKPLYYARGNHETRGEFATHFQDYFCPRVPHLYFTVQQGPVYFIFLDTGEDKPDSDIEYSGITSYDQYRTEQAEWLKEVVATDAFKKAKFKVVIAHMPPIPIKNVWHGQKEVLDKFVPILNKADIDIMLCGHLHRYLYEQPGTAFNFPILVNSNNSCIAAHTSGDQLNVKIYGLDGKVSFDKEYTAKSAR from the coding sequence ATGAAAAAGACAAACCTGTTCCTCCTATTTTTGTTGTGCATTCCATTATTGACGTTCGCTGACGGTATTAAAATTCTACACGGCCCCTATTTGCAGAACCTCAGCAATACGGAAGTAACCATTGTGTGGGAAGTCACCAACGAATCTGTTGGATGGGTGGAGATTGCACCGGATGATGGATCCAACTACTATTCGGTAGAACGTCCCCAGTTTTTTGATGCCATCAACGGGGTAAAAAACGCGTCTAAACTGCATGCAGTAAGGTTGACAAATTTGAAGCCCAACACAGTTTACCGCTACAGGATCTATGCCCAGGAGATCCTGTCTCATGTCGGGACCCGCGTCCATTATGGTGATATTGTAGCAAATAGCGTGCGGGAGTCCTTGTCGTTCAAGACAAACGACCTCACCAAATCAGAAACATCCTTCGTTATCTTAAATGATGTACATGCCCGCAAAAATGTCATCACCCCCTTGCTTAATTATGCAAACTATAAAGACAAAGATATGGTCATTTTCAATGGCGATATGGTGTCCCAGTTTAAGAGCAGCGAACATATTTTCGAAGGGTTTATGGATGAAGCCATTGATCTGTTCGCCAAAACGAAGCCATTATATTATGCCAGGGGTAATCATGAGACGCGTGGAGAATTCGCTACGCACTTTCAGGACTATTTCTGCCCGCGTGTGCCGCATCTGTATTTTACCGTTCAACAGGGACCGGTTTATTTTATCTTTCTTGATACAGGAGAGGACAAACCTGACAGCGATATAGAATATTCAGGTATTACCAGCTATGATCAGTACCGTACCGAGCAGGCTGAATGGCTAAAAGAAGTGGTCGCCACAGATGCTTTTAAAAAAGCAAAATTTAAAGTCGTTATTGCGCATATGCCACCGATCCCCATTAAAAATGTATGGCATGGTCAAAAAGAAGTATTAGATAAGTTTGTGCCCATTCTGAATAAAGCCGACATCGATATCATGCTTTGCGGCCATCTCCACAGGTACCTGTATGAACAACCAGGTACAGCGTTCAATTTCCCTATACTGGTAAATTCTAATAACTCATGTATTGCTGCCCATACCAGCGGTGATCAATTGAATGTGAAGATCTATGGGTTGGACGGCAAGGTTTCCTTTGATAAAGAATATACGGCAAAGTCGGCCCGTTGA
- a CDS encoding VOC family protein — MQINAKSTRPFIGAKDITLSTAFYTAIGFEVRLVAPKLYLCSNQKVQFYLQDYYIKDWIDNTMLFIEVEDVDQCYRELAALDLPGGFKGARLTPIRDNTWGRECFLHDPSGILWHFGSFHQR; from the coding sequence ATGCAAATCAACGCCAAATCCACCAGGCCCTTTATCGGTGCAAAAGACATTACGCTGTCCACCGCTTTCTATACAGCCATCGGTTTTGAGGTAAGATTAGTGGCCCCTAAGCTCTACCTCTGTTCAAATCAAAAAGTGCAGTTCTATTTGCAGGATTACTATATAAAGGACTGGATCGATAACACAATGTTATTTATTGAAGTAGAGGATGTAGATCAGTGCTATCGAGAGCTGGCCGCCCTTGACTTACCCGGCGGATTCAAGGGAGCCAGGCTAACACCCATCAGAGATAACACCTGGGGCAGGGAATGCTTTCTGCACGACCCCTCCGGCATATTGTGGCATTTTGGCTCATTTCATCAGCGCTAA
- a CDS encoding BT_3987 domain-containing protein, whose product MMNKRYLALIGWLLMSALYLGSCKYDTDIATPEAYERIYMPQAGGNPVTYHFIMSDTAQTLIYGADYGGVDYPVADISVHFSVAPALVDSFNVKNNTAYQLLPAESYVMEATDAVIAKGKLSTKPLALKVSTIGKLEHGVQYLLPIEVSTTKGIKNSEGLGVTYFLVDAKYNIINVEMEGTDKNPVSKLMNMADTAQTISFTAKATADDSLPTDITVGFASPEKLVDSFNLRNGTDYKKMPAGSFELVQTSGKIHSQTGSSDPVDIKVKTKGMLTPFVEYLLPVQIKEASAALPASSKIKISDSKSTLYYLIQATKNGVELTVVSYGKGSGYNDMEALAASIKSYQPDLLLVRELDVNTTRSGPKDQPKELAALLGMPYYVFANALDYQGGQYGSAIFSRYPIDASVTKTFMLSSSKSEKGPLAITKVLVDGKYPLIFAGTHLNANGTIRNEMQVPELMDIMKGYDGPVILAGDFNANPSNTSDSYGVLTTEFTRPCQDCPPNFPASDPKSYSDYILYKSANDFSVLDYHVGQTAVGTHLPVVLKVKFYVD is encoded by the coding sequence ATGATGAATAAAAGATATTTAGCGTTAATAGGGTGGTTACTGATGTCTGCCCTTTATTTAGGTAGTTGTAAATACGATACGGATATTGCGACACCTGAAGCCTATGAAAGGATATATATGCCTCAGGCAGGCGGTAATCCGGTGACCTATCACTTTATTATGTCTGATACGGCACAGACTTTAATCTATGGAGCAGACTATGGTGGCGTGGATTATCCTGTGGCTGATATCAGTGTGCATTTTAGTGTGGCACCTGCCTTGGTCGATAGTTTTAATGTAAAGAATAACACAGCTTATCAGCTGCTGCCGGCTGAAAGTTATGTAATGGAGGCCACCGATGCGGTCATTGCCAAAGGGAAATTGAGTACAAAACCGCTTGCTTTGAAAGTAAGTACCATTGGAAAGCTGGAGCACGGGGTTCAATATTTGCTGCCTATTGAGGTCAGTACGACAAAAGGTATCAAAAATAGCGAAGGGCTTGGTGTTACTTATTTTCTCGTAGATGCCAAGTATAACATTATTAATGTTGAAATGGAAGGCACCGATAAAAACCCGGTAAGCAAATTGATGAATATGGCGGACACGGCCCAGACGATTTCTTTCACCGCGAAAGCAACTGCAGACGATAGTCTTCCAACAGACATTACTGTCGGTTTTGCCTCCCCTGAAAAGTTGGTAGATAGCTTCAATCTGCGAAACGGGACCGATTATAAAAAAATGCCTGCCGGCAGCTTTGAGCTTGTTCAAACCAGTGGCAAGATCCACTCGCAAACAGGTAGCAGTGACCCTGTCGATATAAAAGTGAAGACTAAAGGCATGTTGACACCTTTCGTAGAGTACCTGCTGCCGGTTCAGATAAAGGAAGCCTCTGCAGCGCTGCCCGCAAGTAGCAAAATCAAAATAAGTGATTCAAAATCCACACTTTATTATTTGATACAGGCGACCAAAAATGGTGTTGAGTTAACGGTGGTTTCTTACGGAAAGGGAAGTGGCTACAATGATATGGAGGCCCTGGCTGCCAGTATAAAGTCTTATCAGCCCGATTTGTTGCTGGTGCGTGAACTGGATGTAAATACGACCAGAAGCGGTCCAAAAGATCAGCCCAAAGAACTGGCTGCGCTGCTTGGAATGCCTTATTATGTTTTTGCCAATGCCTTGGATTATCAGGGGGGACAATATGGCAGCGCGATATTCTCCAGATACCCCATTGATGCCTCGGTGACCAAAACCTTTATGCTTTCCTCTTCAAAATCAGAAAAGGGCCCCCTGGCCATTACCAAGGTGCTGGTTGACGGTAAATACCCCCTGATATTTGCAGGTACACACCTTAATGCCAATGGCACGATCAGAAATGAGATGCAGGTGCCCGAACTGATGGATATCATGAAAGGCTATGATGGCCCGGTTATTCTGGCGGGCGATTTTAATGCAAATCCTTCCAACACCTCAGATAGCTATGGTGTGTTGACCACGGAGTTCACGAGACCTTGTCAGGACTGCCCGCCGAACTTTCCGGCTTCAGATCCTAAGTCTTATTCTGATTATATTTTATATAAATCCGCTAATGATTTCTCAGTATTGGACTATCATGTTGGGCAGACAGCTGTCGGGACCCATTTACCGGTTGTTTTAAAAGTGAAATTCTATGTTGATTAA
- a CDS encoding RagB/SusD family nutrient uptake outer membrane protein, translating to MKRSIKYTWLAGVLLLLTLSCNKDFLNQVPDDKLTIEQVFQRKDLSEEYLANIYYYLAYTYPNSTGNPWEGLSDETDITYNRETAYYASYQMNLGNWTAASGYYDTWSNYYKGIRSASYFIEHIGGNAQILALSNGQQLITQYSAEARFLRAFFYARLIMQYGPVVILPETVIPPDLQSDDPLLALSRSPMDSCVDYVARQLDQAAKDLPVSYTDQSKLDYGRATAAACKAMKSALLLYAASPLFNGNKDYAGLKNNDGTQLIDTKLDNNKWKKAADAAKEIIDMNRFELYKETGSGGKINPYLSLQNIFLTTFNKEWIFSYQNANVINERGLTPRKASGYASIGPTQKIVDEFEMSNGQRPILGYKADGSPVINPASGYSETGFSDFQAFDDPKARSTFNMWVGREPRFYVNISYGGRPWINTTSSLGTVIYEPWWDGESGGNGSWDYSRTGYLWRKNVSPNSDPKTGKYVSRPLLVFRYAEILLNYVEALNEYDPGNPDILKYLNQIRERAGVPQYGTGESPLPVPGNQTEMRKAIHHERWVELCFENRRYFDTRRWKIAAQTDGGKFYSMNANANPPAFYNRFVFETRVFLPKYYLFPIPQSVMDRDENMVQNTGW from the coding sequence ATGAAACGATCAATCAAATATACATGGTTAGCAGGGGTGCTCCTACTTCTTACATTGAGTTGTAATAAAGACTTTTTAAATCAGGTACCTGATGATAAACTCACCATTGAGCAGGTATTCCAGAGAAAAGATCTGTCTGAAGAGTACCTGGCTAATATTTATTACTATCTGGCATATACTTATCCTAACAGTACCGGTAACCCCTGGGAAGGGTTGTCGGATGAAACAGATATTACCTACAACAGGGAAACGGCCTACTATGCTTCCTACCAGATGAATCTCGGTAACTGGACGGCAGCTTCGGGATATTATGATACCTGGTCCAATTATTACAAAGGTATCCGGTCTGCCTCTTATTTTATCGAGCATATCGGCGGCAATGCACAGATATTGGCATTAAGCAACGGGCAACAGTTAATTACCCAATATAGTGCAGAGGCCAGGTTCTTAAGAGCTTTCTTTTATGCCCGCCTGATCATGCAGTATGGTCCTGTTGTTATCTTGCCCGAAACTGTAATCCCTCCCGATTTACAATCAGATGATCCCTTGTTGGCCTTGTCCAGAAGCCCGATGGACTCCTGCGTAGACTATGTAGCAAGGCAACTGGATCAGGCAGCCAAAGATTTGCCGGTCAGTTACACTGACCAGTCAAAGCTGGATTATGGGAGAGCAACGGCGGCCGCCTGTAAAGCGATGAAAAGTGCATTATTGCTATATGCCGCGAGCCCTTTATTTAATGGTAATAAGGATTATGCCGGTCTGAAAAATAACGACGGTACCCAGCTTATTGATACGAAGCTGGATAATAATAAATGGAAGAAAGCTGCAGATGCTGCCAAAGAGATTATTGATATGAATCGCTTTGAGCTATACAAAGAAACGGGATCGGGTGGTAAGATCAACCCATATCTGTCTTTGCAAAACATATTCCTGACAACATTTAATAAGGAATGGATATTCAGTTATCAGAATGCCAATGTGATCAATGAACGGGGCCTTACCCCCAGGAAAGCCAGTGGATATGCCAGCATCGGGCCGACCCAGAAGATCGTGGATGAATTCGAAATGAGTAACGGCCAGCGCCCGATTCTCGGATACAAGGCAGATGGCTCGCCGGTTATTAATCCGGCGTCGGGCTATTCAGAAACCGGTTTTTCTGATTTTCAGGCATTTGATGATCCTAAAGCCCGGTCCACCTTTAATATGTGGGTAGGCCGGGAGCCGCGTTTTTACGTAAATATATCTTATGGAGGAAGGCCCTGGATTAATACAACAAGCAGCCTTGGCACTGTTATTTATGAGCCCTGGTGGGATGGAGAATCCGGTGGCAACGGTTCCTGGGACTATTCCAGAACAGGCTATCTGTGGCGTAAGAATGTCAGCCCCAATTCTGACCCGAAAACCGGGAAATACGTAAGCCGCCCGTTGTTAGTGTTCCGTTACGCTGAGATACTGCTGAACTATGTTGAAGCGCTGAATGAATATGACCCCGGTAATCCGGATATTTTAAAATACCTGAATCAGATCAGGGAGCGTGCCGGCGTTCCCCAGTATGGCACCGGCGAAAGTCCTTTACCTGTTCCCGGTAATCAGACAGAAATGCGCAAGGCGATTCATCATGAGAGATGGGTGGAATTATGTTTCGAAAACAGGCGCTATTTTGACACCAGAAGATGGAAGATCGCCGCTCAGACCGACGGAGGAAAGTTTTATTCGATGAATGCTAATGCAAATCCGCCCGCATTCTATAACCGGTTTGTTTTCGAGACCAGGGTCTTTCTGCCCAAGTATTATTTATTCCCCATTCCACAGTCGGTTATGGACCGGGATGAAAATATGGTTCAGAATACCGGCTGGTAA
- a CDS encoding SusC/RagA family TonB-linked outer membrane protein, translated as MNKGLFTCLMGMLLLLQSGIAVQSYGQIKQTDKITVRLENIPLEDAFKQLHQKTGVDFIYSSVGDLKQQVSVLASNATLDVVLEKLLSGTGLTYKKVGGRIIIHPGARKQVNHEQEKIVEQVTITGTVKDPLDNNLQGVSVQIIGSSEGTVTDSLGHYKLYVKPTDSLQFSFVGYETITLPVKNRVDLNVTMVAISGSLNEVVAIGYGRQKKISMVGAQSTVDVKQLKLPTANLNTALAGRLAGVVSVQRSGELGSKGADIWIRGISTFSSSLSAPLVLVDGVPRDFSDIDPEDISSFSILKDAAATAVYGVRGANGVILISTKTGAIGKPVIKVRYNEGLTQFTKLPSFAGGVDYMKAANEASVTRGGQQVYSQEDIDKTASGEDPDLYPDVDWYDALFRNMGHQRNANANISGGSENAKYYIGLSYYNETGMYKQDSLQKYDSQNSLKRYNVTSNLTVNVTKTTEVKLGVRGYLINVNYPGTGMGTIFGNAFMKTPVIHPIMYSDGKTPDVASSGLTNPYAQLTQTGYINQWRSQLASNLQVTQDLDIITKGLSINGKFAFDTYNYTSMHREKVPDTYLAIGRDENGQLIEQLTNPGKGTEYLNYSLVKKGDRTIYNEFSLNYRRNFGKHDVSGMLLYNQSDKLNTQADDVITSLPFRFRGLAGRASYGFDDRYFAEFDFGYNGSENFSPENRYGFFPSIGLGWVVSKEKFFEPLRDAISLLKFRFSHGEVGSSQIDVNSSQVYGRRFAYIATVDNTSGYTFGEKMDNKYGGKDIGDYASDVTWEVAKKTNLGIDLDALDGKISLQADIFKEHRTGIFLRRASLPYYLGLQANPYGNVGIIDNHGIDGTLTWRGKMGDFSYEFMGNFTWSRNKVIEDDLPNYKYPWMERKGRKVNQTFGYVALGLFESEAEIENSPAQNGDVRPGDIKFKDMNGDGKIDSYDMVPIGYGSIPEMVYGLGFSFSYKNFSLSGLFQGVGNVDLMLSGEGLQPFQQGLSRGNVLSNINDRWSEQNPDPHAFYPRLTPGTINDNYENSTWWLKNGKYLRLKSLTLNYNLPKAAVKRMGLKNAYFFLEGINLLTFSPFKIYDVELGNGRGDTYPNTKTYAVGFGFSF; from the coding sequence ATGAACAAAGGTCTATTTACATGCCTTATGGGGATGCTATTGCTACTCCAGTCGGGAATTGCTGTCCAGAGTTATGGCCAGATTAAGCAAACGGACAAGATTACCGTCCGCCTTGAAAACATACCGTTAGAAGATGCATTCAAGCAGTTGCATCAAAAGACGGGCGTTGATTTCATCTATAGCTCTGTCGGGGATCTAAAGCAACAGGTCAGTGTTTTGGCCAGCAATGCTACTCTAGATGTTGTGCTGGAAAAGCTATTGTCGGGAACCGGATTGACTTACAAGAAGGTGGGCGGCAGAATCATTATTCATCCCGGAGCCAGAAAACAGGTAAATCATGAACAGGAGAAGATCGTTGAACAGGTCACTATTACAGGTACAGTAAAAGACCCGCTGGATAATAATTTACAGGGGGTTTCTGTTCAGATCATCGGATCCAGTGAAGGGACGGTGACCGACTCCCTGGGTCATTATAAGCTTTACGTTAAGCCGACAGACTCACTGCAGTTTTCATTTGTAGGTTATGAAACCATCACCTTACCTGTCAAGAACCGGGTGGATCTGAATGTGACCATGGTAGCTATATCCGGTAGTTTAAATGAAGTGGTGGCAATAGGCTATGGCCGTCAGAAAAAGATCAGTATGGTCGGCGCCCAAAGTACGGTAGATGTAAAACAACTTAAATTACCTACGGCCAATCTGAATACGGCGCTGGCCGGTCGTCTGGCAGGTGTTGTTTCTGTACAGAGAAGCGGAGAGCTGGGATCAAAAGGCGCAGATATCTGGATTCGGGGTATTTCAACATTTTCCAGCAGCCTCAGCGCGCCGTTAGTGTTAGTAGACGGTGTCCCGAGGGACTTCTCAGATATCGACCCCGAAGACATTTCGAGTTTTTCTATTTTAAAAGATGCCGCCGCAACGGCGGTCTATGGCGTCAGAGGCGCTAATGGCGTTATTTTGATCAGCACCAAAACAGGTGCGATTGGTAAGCCGGTTATCAAAGTGAGGTACAATGAAGGGCTTACTCAGTTTACGAAACTGCCTTCCTTCGCCGGTGGCGTGGATTATATGAAAGCGGCTAATGAGGCTTCCGTTACGAGAGGCGGTCAGCAGGTATATAGTCAGGAAGATATTGACAAAACGGCCAGTGGCGAAGATCCGGATCTTTATCCCGATGTGGACTGGTATGATGCTTTGTTCCGTAATATGGGGCATCAGAGAAATGCCAACGCGAATATTAGTGGGGGATCAGAAAATGCAAAATATTACATTGGATTAAGCTATTATAATGAAACCGGTATGTATAAGCAGGACTCACTGCAAAAATATGACTCACAAAATAGCCTTAAACGGTATAATGTTACTTCCAACCTGACGGTGAATGTGACTAAGACGACAGAAGTGAAATTAGGGGTCCGAGGGTATCTGATCAATGTCAATTATCCGGGAACAGGAATGGGTACCATTTTTGGCAACGCTTTTATGAAAACGCCCGTCATCCATCCCATTATGTATTCTGACGGAAAGACACCCGATGTGGCCAGTTCCGGTTTAACCAATCCCTATGCACAGCTTACTCAAACCGGTTATATTAACCAGTGGCGCAGCCAGTTAGCATCCAATCTTCAGGTGACCCAGGATCTTGATATTATAACGAAGGGGCTGAGCATTAACGGCAAGTTTGCTTTCGATACCTATAACTATACCAGCATGCACCGGGAAAAAGTACCGGATACCTATTTGGCAATAGGAAGGGATGAAAATGGCCAATTAATTGAACAGTTAACCAATCCGGGTAAAGGAACTGAGTATTTGAATTATAGCCTGGTTAAAAAAGGTGACAGAACGATCTATAATGAGTTTTCTCTGAACTATCGAAGAAATTTCGGTAAACATGACGTCAGCGGCATGTTACTCTATAATCAAAGTGATAAGCTTAATACCCAGGCGGATGACGTGATTACTTCACTCCCGTTCAGATTCAGGGGCCTTGCCGGAAGAGCTTCTTATGGTTTTGATGACCGTTATTTTGCAGAGTTTGATTTTGGCTATAATGGTTCAGAAAACTTCTCTCCGGAAAATCGTTATGGCTTTTTTCCTTCTATCGGCCTGGGTTGGGTGGTTTCTAAAGAAAAGTTCTTTGAGCCACTCAGAGATGCGATTTCCTTGCTGAAATTCCGATTTTCACATGGCGAGGTAGGCAGCAGTCAGATTGATGTCAACAGCAGTCAGGTTTATGGGAGAAGGTTTGCCTATATTGCTACCGTAGACAATACCAGTGGCTATACGTTTGGGGAGAAAATGGATAACAAGTATGGTGGAAAGGATATCGGTGATTATGCTTCTGATGTTACCTGGGAAGTGGCTAAAAAGACTAACCTTGGGATTGATCTGGATGCCCTGGATGGAAAGATCAGTTTACAGGCAGATATATTTAAGGAGCACAGAACGGGGATCTTCCTCAGAAGAGCATCGTTGCCTTACTATTTAGGCTTGCAGGCCAATCCGTATGGTAATGTCGGGATCATCGACAACCATGGTATAGACGGGACTTTAACATGGAGAGGCAAAATGGGAGATTTCAGTTATGAGTTTATGGGCAATTTCACCTGGTCCAGAAACAAGGTTATTGAAGATGATCTGCCAAATTATAAGTATCCGTGGATGGAACGTAAAGGTAGAAAGGTCAATCAGACTTTCGGTTATGTGGCCTTAGGCCTGTTTGAAAGTGAAGCAGAGATCGAAAACAGCCCTGCCCAAAACGGCGATGTGCGTCCGGGAGATATAAAATTCAAGGATATGAATGGCGACGGAAAGATCGATAGCTACGATATGGTTCCCATTGGCTACGGCTCTATTCCTGAAATGGTGTATGGCCTTGGGTTTTCTTTTAGTTACAAAAATTTTTCCCTGTCCGGCCTTTTCCAGGGCGTAGGCAATGTTGACTTAATGCTCAGCGGGGAAGGATTGCAGCCTTTTCAGCAGGGGTTAAGCCGCGGCAATGTGCTTAGCAATATCAATGACAGATGGAGTGAACAAAACCCTGACCCTCACGCATTTTATCCCAGACTCACCCCCGGTACCATCAATGACAATTATGAAAATAGTACCTGGTGGTTAAAAAATGGGAAGTATTTACGTTTAAAGAGTTTGACGCTCAATTACAATCTTCCCAAAGCTGCTGTGAAGCGAATGGGCCTTAAGAATGCCTATTTCTTTTTGGAAGGGATTAATCTGTTGACTTTTAGCCCCTTTAAGATCTATGATGTTGAATTGGGCAATGGAAGAGGGGATACTTATCCAAATACCAAGACCTATGCAGTTGGTTTTGGATTCAGCTTTTAA
- a CDS encoding endonuclease/exonuclease/phosphatase family protein, whose amino-acid sequence MSCKVQLNRLGNWAILLLLMGLSGCAKSSAPKGGKTVPPDPDPPATEKIIRVMTYNIHRGNPPGQAENVIDLEATAAVIKSQKPDLVSLNEVDVHTKRSGVSLDEAKKLGELTGMHAYFAKAMDYDGGQYGDAVLSKYPIEESFRYSLPFKVAGSEPRDIAMIKVRAEGKAILFASTHLDHLATEENRILQANTIVNDILPQLKLPLILGGDLNATPQSETIRILSQEFTAGCNGKACPLSFPYDGPDRTIDYIMISSSSDFEFKSYKAVAGATASDHLPVMAEIKLK is encoded by the coding sequence ATGTCTTGTAAGGTTCAGTTGAACCGGTTGGGTAATTGGGCCATTCTCCTGTTGCTGATGGGCCTGTCAGGCTGCGCAAAGAGTTCAGCCCCAAAGGGAGGTAAGACGGTTCCTCCCGATCCTGACCCGCCTGCGACTGAAAAGATCATTCGGGTCATGACCTATAATATTCATAGAGGAAACCCTCCCGGTCAGGCAGAAAATGTGATCGATTTGGAGGCAACAGCCGCGGTCATAAAAAGTCAGAAGCCGGACCTGGTCAGTTTAAATGAAGTGGATGTCCATACCAAAAGATCCGGTGTCAGCCTGGATGAAGCAAAAAAATTGGGAGAATTGACGGGCATGCACGCTTATTTTGCCAAGGCGATGGACTACGATGGCGGACAATATGGAGATGCGGTTTTATCAAAATATCCTATTGAAGAAAGTTTCAGATATAGCCTGCCCTTTAAGGTGGCGGGATCAGAGCCCAGAGATATCGCCATGATTAAAGTGAGAGCCGAAGGAAAGGCGATCTTATTTGCGTCTACACATCTGGACCATCTGGCAACAGAAGAGAACAGAATATTACAGGCAAATACGATTGTGAACGATATTCTGCCTCAGTTAAAGCTACCGTTAATTTTGGGTGGTGATCTGAATGCCACTCCCCAAAGTGAAACGATTCGTATTCTGTCACAAGAGTTTACAGCAGGATGCAATGGTAAGGCCTGCCCGCTCAGTTTTCCCTATGACGGACCGGACAGAACCATAGATTATATCATGATTAGTTCCAGCAGTGATTTTGAGTTTAAAAGCTATAAGGCGGTGGCCGGGGCAACGGCTTCCGATCATTTACCTGTTATGGCAGAGATAAAACTGAAATAG
- the dinB gene encoding DNA polymerase IV — translation MSHAAPIQRKIIHIDMDAFYASVEQRDFPELRGKPLVVGGSPEGRGGVVATASYEARKFGIHSAMPSKTAQRLCPEVIFVHPRFDVYKAVSRSLHEIFHRYTDIIEPLSLDEAYLDVTEDKLGIGYAMDIAREIKKAVREELNLTASAGVSISKFVAKIASDLDKPDGLTFIGPSRIEAFMEGLAVEKFHGVGKVTAARMKAMGIYKGADLKTYQEADLVRLFGKVGRFYYNIVRGIDNRPVTPYRETKSVSVEDTYQEDLTTKEAMLEEFLLLTAKLQARLKRNGLKGRTLTLKFKFHDFTIITRSRSVDGFIEDEPMIQMLTRQILDKTDLTEKKVRLLGIGVSNFNMPNADEDRENGAGGPIQLKLF, via the coding sequence ATGTCCCATGCAGCTCCCATACAACGCAAAATCATCCATATCGATATGGACGCCTTTTACGCATCTGTGGAACAGCGCGATTTTCCTGAATTAAGAGGGAAGCCGCTGGTAGTGGGTGGTTCTCCTGAAGGACGTGGCGGCGTGGTCGCTACAGCTTCCTATGAAGCCAGGAAGTTTGGCATTCATTCCGCGATGCCATCCAAAACCGCACAAAGGCTTTGCCCGGAGGTGATCTTTGTCCATCCGCGTTTTGATGTATATAAAGCTGTTTCCAGGTCGTTGCATGAAATCTTTCACCGGTATACTGATATTATTGAACCCTTGTCCCTGGATGAAGCTTATTTAGATGTCACAGAAGACAAGCTGGGTATTGGTTATGCAATGGACATCGCCAGGGAAATTAAAAAAGCGGTACGGGAAGAATTGAACCTGACGGCTTCGGCAGGTGTTTCCATCAGTAAATTTGTAGCCAAGATTGCTTCTGATCTGGATAAGCCCGACGGATTAACTTTTATCGGACCTTCCAGGATAGAAGCTTTTATGGAAGGGCTGGCGGTAGAGAAGTTTCATGGGGTCGGAAAAGTAACAGCTGCCCGGATGAAAGCCATGGGCATATACAAGGGAGCAGATCTTAAAACATATCAGGAGGCCGACCTCGTTCGATTATTTGGTAAAGTCGGCAGGTTCTATTACAATATAGTTCGAGGCATCGACAACCGCCCTGTGACACCGTATCGGGAAACTAAATCGGTCAGCGTGGAGGACACCTATCAGGAGGACCTTACCACCAAGGAAGCCATGCTGGAAGAATTTCTCCTCTTAACAGCTAAGCTGCAGGCGCGTCTGAAAAGAAATGGCCTTAAGGGCAGGACGCTTACCTTAAAGTTTAAATTTCATGATTTTACGATCATTACAAGAAGCAGGTCTGTAGATGGATTCATTGAGGATGAGCCGATGATTCAGATGCTGACCCGGCAGATTTTGGACAAGACAGACCTCACAGAAAAAAAAGTACGTTTATTGGGCATCGGTGTTTCTAATTTTAATATGCCCAATGCTGATGAGGATCGTGAAAATGGGGCCGGCGGCCCCATCCAGTTAAAACTATTTTAG